The genomic DNA CCAGATTTCGGTTCAAGGTGGGGGTAGCGGTACTGGTTTGACCCAGGTACTCCAAGGCGGTTTTCAGATTGGAAATTCGGACTTATTTGCAGAGGAAAAGCTGAAACCAGAAGAAGCTTCTCAACTAAAGGATCATAAAGTTTGCGTTGTGGCCATGGCAGCTGTGGTACATCCAGAGGTAGGGGCCAAGGTTACTAACCTCACCAAGCAGCAGATGATTGACATCTGGACCGGTAAAATTACCAACTGGAAGGAAGTAGGTGGACCAGACGTTAAAATAACCCTGGTCAACCGGCCGGCTAGCTCTGGGACCCGAGCCACCTTCAAGAAATTTGCATTGGACGGCAAGGAAGAAGCCAAGGGC from Clostridia bacterium includes the following:
- a CDS encoding substrate-binding domain-containing protein; this translates as MLNKRFGKGVLLLSLVLALAVAVVGCGKPKETPSAGGNTGGSTSGVTGSIVAGGSTALQPLVDAAAQQFMAKNPGAQISVQGGGSGTGLTQVLQGGFQIGNSDLFAEEKLKPEEASQLKDHKVCVVAMAAVVHPEVGAKVTNLTKQQMIDIWTGKITNWKEVGGPDVKITLVNRPASSGTRATFKKFALDGKEEAKG